One genomic window of Campylobacter curvus includes the following:
- the proB gene encoding glutamate 5-kinase, with translation MNRKELLKDVKRVVIKVGTSTLTTQEGKLNEEKIRLIVKSVSELVEMGLDVVLVTSGAVGAGMGELNLNEHPKSLSEKQALASIGQVALMHLYRLLFWAHSKTIAQLLLTRGDFSDRNRYISARNVCNALLAKKIIPIINENDPVVNDELKVGDNDTLSALVAGLIDAELVIILSDIDGLYDKNPSKFKDAKFINLVENIDENVLKAAGGEGSKFGTGGMRTKITAAQMATKIGSNLIIASGADPRNIVKIIEGERIGTLFLKSGKKISSRKYWLGYGTSKKGVLVIDEGALNALKNGKSLLSVGIKSVSGKFERGDVVEVRNAQNELVAKGISNYASDELARIAGQKSEDIERILGHRYDESAVHIDNMILI, from the coding sequence ATGAACAGAAAAGAGCTACTAAAAGACGTCAAAAGGGTCGTCATCAAGGTCGGCACATCCACGCTTACCACGCAAGAGGGCAAGCTAAACGAGGAGAAGATAAGGCTCATCGTAAAGAGCGTGAGCGAGCTAGTAGAAATGGGGCTGGACGTCGTTTTGGTCACCTCAGGAGCGGTGGGGGCTGGCATGGGCGAGCTAAATTTAAACGAGCATCCAAAGAGCCTGAGCGAAAAGCAAGCCCTAGCCTCCATCGGGCAGGTCGCGCTCATGCACCTTTACCGCCTGCTGTTTTGGGCGCATTCAAAGACAATCGCCCAGCTGCTGCTTACTCGCGGCGATTTTAGCGACAGAAACCGCTACATAAGCGCGCGAAACGTCTGCAACGCACTGCTAGCCAAAAAAATCATCCCCATAATAAACGAAAACGATCCCGTGGTAAATGACGAGCTAAAAGTCGGCGATAATGACACGCTAAGCGCGCTCGTCGCGGGACTCATCGACGCCGAGCTGGTCATTATTTTAAGCGACATCGACGGGCTTTACGATAAAAATCCGAGCAAATTTAAGGACGCGAAATTTATAAACTTGGTCGAAAATATCGACGAAAACGTGCTAAAAGCTGCCGGCGGCGAGGGGAGTAAATTTGGCACGGGCGGCATGCGTACGAAGATCACCGCCGCGCAAATGGCGACTAAAATCGGCTCCAATCTCATCATCGCAAGCGGCGCAGACCCCCGAAATATCGTAAAGATCATCGAGGGCGAGCGCATCGGCACATTGTTTTTAAAAAGCGGCAAAAAGATCAGCTCGCGCAAATATTGGCTGGGATACGGCACGAGCAAAAAGGGCGTGCTCGTGATAGATGAAGGCGCGCTAAACGCCCTAAAAAACGGCAAAAGCCTGCTAAGCGTGGGGATAAAAAGCGTGAGCGGTAAATTTGAGCGCGGCGACGTGGTCGAGGTGCGAAACGCGCAAAACGAGCTCGTGGCAAAGGGCATAAGCAACTACGCAAGCGATGAGCTAGCAAGGATCGCTGGGCAAAAGAGCGAGGACATAGAGCGTATCTTGGGGCACAGATACGACGAGAGTGCCGTGCATATCGACAATATGATATTGATCTAA